tcgTGTTACAAGTTGCAATtgagtattattattattagtgaaAAGGAGACTCACTTAACCACTGAATAAGCTGGATTGTCTTGTAATGGATTATGATAAGTCTGCAATCACATAGaaccaaaagaaaacattaatcAAAAAACTTTAATAAACCATTTGATCTGAGATTTGAGAAACACAcaataaataacttaaaaccATTATAGAGATTGATCCTGATCATATAACCCATGGGACCCAGATGCAAAAGATCACCTGAGAGATTCATTTGATCTATCTAAAGGTGAAAAAGctaaacagtaaaaaaaaaaaaaaaacagaacaaaaatcAAGCTATGTAGATCAAGttctagtcttttttttttgcaactgaaTAGATGGGAGAGGAAAGCGTACAGGGAGACCAGGAAGGTAATCTGAGAGATGGGGAACGTCTTCAAGAACATAACCaccagaaccagtgatgatctTCGGCTTGCTGTTTTCCAGAGTACTCATAACGAACGCACGAAACtggaataaaaattataacaaacGATTAATCGAATACGAgagcaggaagaagaagaagctcgaTCGATCgctgaaagagaagaaaatgtTAGAGAGATGAAAATGAAATCCGTAGATCAAAAGACAGACTCGACCCCCCTTTTTATAGGATCAAAAGAGTTTGACcatagatggagagtctgtaaacaaatttcaaaaaccagagagagagagagagagtaagcaGTTTAAACCTACGAGGTGGTAGGGAATGGTGGTTTTGGTAATGGAGAATATTGTGGGTGTATGATTGATTGGTATCTAATTAAAAGGGTGACTTCAGCAAACATGTGGCGGTCTAAAACGGGTTTTGCCGCAATATTTAAACATTGGTAGAGTAGCATCAATAAGAATCTCAAGTATACCCGTATCCGAGGACTATGCCTCTTTTGACAAATATCACCGTTACTACCGACGATGACCGCTTGAGAGAGAAAGGTCGATATTTTCTAGAAAcaactattttaatttaatgttttCTGTATAGTtaccttttatttattttatttttttcctgaTCTTTTGGACTTGTTTGACAAGTCATTTTTGGGGGTTCggtttgatatatttttttaggttTAGGAGGTTTTAttatagaatagccgtttgacgtcaaaaaaaaaaaaaaatgctacacacatttttaaaaattgtataaagATGGTGATGTGTTTGTATATGTCCCCCATCTAAACTTCTTGTTATTggtttatcaaataaaaataataatatattccATCACAATGATAATAAACAAATACGGTGATAGTACATTAACACTTTTTGAAGAGCCTGATAGCACTTGCTAAAAGTACATAAAACAACAACAATGACAGGAGTTGAGATTAATACATAAATTCGTTTGATTTCTGTTAAATACCAAATATAATTCTCCTTGTGGGCCTTCAATCTCAAAAAATGGCCCAAAGAAACCCCATCCATAAATGGTTATGGAACGTTCTACCACAATAGAGTATACATGGACCGTGGATCTCTCGCTGATGTGACAAAGACGAGTGAAGACAATTCTTCAACCGTATCTTGCTGTTATCTGTAAACAGGCCCGTGAATCATATCCAAAGTTGCTGTTAGCTGtaatcaaaagataaaaatctCTTAATCTTTTGCCCCTCTTTTGTGTTCGTAGGTTTTTGTAAGGCCTTGTGTACCTACCAGCCCATCCAACCTTCTGACCATAAAGTAGAAGTCAAAAATCTCAGACTTTGGTGTCAGTGCAAGTCTTGTAGGCTCAATGGGCCAGAGAGACACGTTTGTTTGAACTTACAACTACATATCTGTATGAAAAGcattttcaaatcttttttgATTTCGTGACGCCAAAAACACACTCCTGAATACGACCTATTGATTATATTTGTCCTCGTTTACTTAGCGGGAGCACATATGATTACTGGAGTATTAACATAAGATAATAACAAACGATAAGACGGttgttaaataattataaatgcAAGTTACACAACATCAAggtacttttttttattaaagaacaCACACAAACATGACATGACATCACTCcggggaaaataaaaataaaacacacacacacacaaacaacaCATGACATCATCACTCAaaggaaataaaacaaaacacacaaacaacACACGACATCAGCACTCAAgggaaataaaacaaaacacacaaacaacACATGACATCACTCAGAATTACAAAGCATGAACCTTACAACAAGCTCGTACTTTCTTATTACACCAATGCATCAGAATATAACTCAGAACTTCAAACCGGAATCTTTCAGCTTCTCCTCCATGATCATGTCGATTTTCTTCCCCATCTCCGGAGTTAGATAATTCTTCCAGTCACCAACTATCCCTTTGCGGAAATGCTTCTTGTAGTCAATGCCATTGATCGATTTTCCTGTCTTGTTAACCTCCAAGCTGCTGAGGCTAGCTAGAGAGCACATCTCCAAGATCCCATCCATAGATCCgttgttttcttcttcctcagaaAAGGGACAACCCAAGAACTCTGCAAGTCTCTTGAGCTGACCACGAGTATCTATCTTCACTTCATCGTACTTCATAAACAGAACACGCTTAGGGTTTTCCAAGCTAGCTTTCCAGTAACTCAAGATCTGATCCCAAAACGGACCAAACAAGCAAACCCCACTGCAGAAAGACTCGAACATAGACTCGAGAATGCTTCTGTCCTCTTCTTTATTGAGACACCTGCAAATGATATGCCAACGTGACACCAGAGAGTCCTTAGCATCCCTGCAAATGTACACTACCTTGCAAGGAGAGTCTTTGAGAGCTTCTTTCAGCGTAAGGAACGGCATGTGAGTAGAGAAGAGCCTTGGAGATGACGATAAGAGCTTGGTCAAGTCCGGTTCTGGGGTGTCGCGGTACAGATTCATCTCAAGAACCGGTACGAGGTTATGAGGGTTGTTGGAGAAAAGTGGATGTTGATCCTCGGAAGAACGGTTCTTGGATCTCTCGAAGAGCGCCACGGTGAGTGCCTTGAGCCATAAGGTGCCGCATTTGGGGAATGATGCGACGATGACATCGGTGTCTTGAGGCTGAAAACCTCTCTGGACATTGAGGACACCTTGGAGAAAGTTGTAGTAATACCAAGAACCTTGGTACTTGCAGAGGTTTCCACCAAGGTACTCTTTCTCCGAAGGAAGTGAAGAGATTAGAGTCTTGGTCTCTTCGGTTAAATCTTCTTCTCTCAAGTTCATCCAAAACTGTTTCTTctccattttgttttttttttttttgtttacaatttgTGTGTTTGCTTCAAACCCCTAGCTCAGCATCgctatttatattgaaaatctTGTATACTATACCTAAAAGGTAGTTATGAAgtataaaagaaacaaatataaaaaatagatacATATGCTAAATAATTCAGAGTAAGAAAAATATCAagaaaattgataaataatgaaTTTATTATGATATGTTTCTATATTTCTTGATTATTTTCTTACTATAAACTTAAATAACATAACAATAAGTCAACATTTTAAGAAAATCCTGACTTGTTAGCTGTATTAACAAGTatatctaaattaaattaatgtaaattttatatttgttagtaTGACTTTCATTTTTCAAGAAAGTTAATAAAGTCATGCATGCACTAGTTATTCATTTTGACATAAATGTAATGAGTCATATAAAGCAGAAGGTAGGAATATATCTTAGTCCCTTTTATTTAAATCGAATCATTATAAGACCTACAAGAAAAATGCTCTTTTGGTTATGCCTCCTCAAAACCATGTTGTTACGGACCACTCTTactatttgaaacaaaatatagaGTTTGTACGATGGATATAAAACCTGATTGTTAAAGAAGGATGATAGTCtatctttctttgttttctttttatcaaaccttttcattaaaacttaaacaactttttttttttttttttttttgtaaagcaaCATTCATTTCATAATCAAACGTTTAGTACATTAGAGATAGAGTTTGCTTGGCC
This Raphanus sativus cultivar WK10039 unplaced genomic scaffold, ASM80110v3 Scaffold1188, whole genome shotgun sequence DNA region includes the following protein-coding sequences:
- the LOC108840363 gene encoding cytosolic sulfotransferase 3-like, with the protein product MEKKQFWMNLREEDLTEETKTLISSLPSEKEYLGGNLCKYQGSWYYYNFLQGVLNVQRGFQPQDTDVIVASFPKCGTLWLKALTVALFERSKNRSSEDQHPLFSNNPHNLVPVLEMNLYRDTPEPDLTKLLSSSPRLFSTHMPFLTLKEALKDSPCKVVYICRDAKDSLVSRWHIICRCLNKEEDRSILESMFESFCSGVCLFGPFWDQILSYWKASLENPKRVLFMKYDEVKIDTRGQLKRLAEFLGCPFSEEEENNGSMDGILEMCSLASLSSLEVNKTGKSINGIDYKKHFRKGIVGDWKNYLTPEMGKKIDMIMEEKLKDSGLKF